The Festucalex cinctus isolate MCC-2025b chromosome 14, RoL_Fcin_1.0, whole genome shotgun sequence DNA window CGGTTCTAGTAAGCGTCTCGAATGCAACCATGCAGCTGCAGCTCACTTCCTGGAAtatacgacaaaaaaaaaaaaagactttactAAAAGAACACCAGACATATTTGTGGAGACATTTTTATAGAAATCCCACCGAGTAGAACATTTATAGTTTACACTAAATAACAAATCTGTCTACAATCTTGGTGGACATGCAGTATTCTAGTACAAACACAACAATGGAAAAATAGAGCATTATTATATTTGTAAATGACGAATGTGTGCTTCAGTGGCCAGTTGTGCCTTTGTAACAGGAAAACAATCCAGCTGTTTGCATAACGCACTCCACCCATCGGAGGGAAACAGACTAATCACATCAGAGGAAGGAAGACTGAACAtcacttttttaaatataaatatatcctTCTCTTGTTTACAGCAAGCctgcaaaaatgaataaataaataacatgtcgGGGACGTTCACACTATACATAAACTGATGGTGTTCAGGAAAGAATATGATTAACATTGCAAGAGGAAGTTGCATAAGGGCCTTGCATAGCTTAGCTGCACTTTACTCAACTCTGGCGAGGCACAACAGGATGGCTGAAGATGACGGAATTATTAATATGAAAGAAACGGCCTCTCGCTAAACTCACTAAAATAGTCACATGGCCACTGGGAATGTGCATAAATGAGACTAAGTGCTTTCTGTGTTAAAATGACAACAGTAAAATGGTGGACAAACTTACCCTGTGACTTACACAAGATGGACGCCTTCCAAACTTAGTTACACGCAAGCTAATGTCCTGTCAAAATGTAAAGTCTGGTTGGAACGACCACTTCAACCTCAATGCACCAAGAATTTTGTAAATAAGATTAcagtaaaatagtttttttgtgttggaAAACATGGCATTTTTCGGGATCGTTTTTAATAAGATATCGGCAATAGAAAATTTGGtcaaaaacagcaaaatatgCCTCAATTAtttctcaatatatatatatatatatatatttttttacagttgtatgagctgtttgttttaaaacatttttagtaCAATTGTATTCAACTTTTTATGTGCAAATGGTTACAGTACATTGACAGCTGTAACTTTTGTGAGGTGGTGCTTGGtgcaaaaaaagtttgacaaccACTGGCTTAAGTCATGGAAACTTTCGAGAATATAACCTTTTTCTGTTATTAAATGTCTTAAGTATAATCATGACTCATGAGCTCAGGTTTtctggtggggggaaaaaacgactacAACTTCTCGAACTTCAAGTGGGTGTTCCAAGGCGACGACTCTTCTGTTGTCCGGGCAACAAAATAGGAACACGCGGCCACAGTTACTACAACGTGATTCAATCCAGACGTATGAGTCACGTTGCAGTCCGGTGCTGCTacaacaacatacaaaaaaaaaaaaaaaaacaggttgtgTGGTCTATAGACTATGCTTGATGTGTGGGTTTATTTTAATGACAAGAgtcgtttaataataataaaaacaaaaacaaaagcaaagttATAGTATCGCCTCGAGCATCTTTGCGAACGAACGAAGTTTAGCGGAAGTTTGATacacactcgtatctcaagtacTACGATGGCCGAGATCAGGTGAGAACTGGGCTTACCTTTATATCTGCTTGGTATCATGGTGGGATTCTTTACGTGGTCGTCGTTCGGACTCTCTCCGGATTTTGGGGACTAACTTCACTTGAACTTTCAAGGCTGCTGCTTTCCGCTGACATTTCCTGTTCGAGCGCTCCACCCAGACCCGGAAGTCACGCCCAAGAGGAGGAATCACCGCATTTGTCCAACAAGCCATACTGCGCACGCGTGAATCATGGACTTATTTGAACAGGatgtattttgtgttaattttgttgaataaaaatggtataaatcatttaaaatcacTATATATGACTGATTTCTTGTAAACTAAGCACAGTAcagtagccattttttttccttcggtgctcatgtattaacgcaaaaTACAAATGATGTAATGTTTACAAATCCGTTTTTGTTATTGCTTCTTTCCTGcaatatattccacaaatatttttttctacttttgttgAAGTCAAATctgctgtttaattttaaatgaacattttaaacagcATGTTTACAGCaagtttttggttttattttcattttttaaaaaacattcctTCTGCATACATTCGTGTCGTAGTTAATACAAAAACAATTCTAAACTGCGGcttgaatgttaaaaaaaaaacattttcaaaaaataacctCTTATTTGTGCATAAAGAAGTAATTTAGTGAGGGAAAATACATTTCATATGTCTATTgcaccacacaaacacactagcCACAGGTTATATCATCCTTTTGTGTACTTGCAGTCACAAAAAGGGATTTGAGTGGCATAACTGAAtgaacttaaatgccacaaaagTCACAAGCATAATATCAGCAGGTTGCAACAGAAATACAGACCGGAAGAGTCACAgacaggcataaaaaaaaaataaaaatgtatatgaaCACTTTCATGGCTCAAAACTGCTGCTGTTAAATTTGCCATTTAGCACCTTGTAAAGAACAgcaaattgtgaaaaacatactgAAAGATTGAACAATTTGACCATGTGCATCAAATGTTTTagagaaggtcaaattaagttcacctTTTTAAGTTACGCAGTAGTCCCTTGTTTATATCAGTAGCGCATGTATTTATATTTCCAGTTGAGGTTAAATTAAACGATTCATCCACTACTACATCGATGTATCGATTTCTATTTCTATGATGCAAATACATCGATCAGTGCTCGCCAAGTTGGCCTTCCAGTTGAAATATAtcgatttaaaaatgtaatacatcGATTTTATCGAACCGGATTAACACACAGAAGACTTGATATGGACGCACGTGACTTGATGCGGTGCACTTTGAAGCTCGCTAGCTGCTAACATAGCCATGCATTTGCCACCAACATCGCTAAAGCAGAGATCAAGACACGTGTTGGTGATTATCACGTGAAAAATCGGTAAAGTGGAAATGCTGAAAGCaaccaaagaataaaaagatTGTAGCTTTTGAAAGAACGATAGCAGGCTTtgctgaaaaaacaaacaaacaaaacagtaaaatctagaaatatattcttaaaaaatatgATATAAAATTAGATATGTGCACTTAGCTTAGGCTCATTTTGTGAGTGATTTACATGTTTTCCAAGTTCTAGTGCTAAAATGAAAGTAAATACTTTTGTAAACACAACATGTAAACAATTCCACTTATATTGTTCTAATTCATTCATGAAGATTGCACGTACAAACCATATTGCTTCCTCCATGGGCTAAAGTTTTAGCTCAGGCATGCACAACAACagtggcagtaaaaaaaataaaaaaaaaataaaaaaaagtggccacAAATTCAATTTTCGGATAAAATAGCCCTCACCTTTTGCGCTTTGTCTTTCTGTTTGATGTCGTGCAGGATTTGAATCAAATTGTCCATGGCGTCCTTGCCCTTCTCCTGCACAAACGTCTTCAGTAGCTGCAACGTTTGCTCCTGACTGTCATGCGGGTGGTTTAGTTGGCAGCTCTCAACAATGACGGGGTTCATCCCGCTCCATATTGCCACTTTGGACATAGTCGTCCACCCGAGCTGTTCCACGATAGCGGGCAGGTGTCGTGAAGTATATGGTACTGAAGTCAAATATGAAGAAAAATTACAATGGTTGAAGTACGTGACTGGTAGATTTGGGCAAATGCAATGTTACTTACTGTTAATTGGCTGCATCTCCATCTACAGAAAAGGACAAAAGAGAGTCAATGTAGTTGCTCCATattgtcaaaatgaaacatCAAAATCATGCCAACAAGCACAGTGACAGTTTGAGACGGCCAACCAACCTGTGCCTCCTCTCAAAAGGGGGAGCTAGCAGCAGTAACAGACAAATCAGAAGAATGCACGAATGCTGCACATGGTTGTTTCGATTTAAATAGTCGCAGCTTGCTACAGTGATCATCGCCAAAgagatcattatttttttttattattgcaatATCTCAAATGCAAACGGAACATGCCGGGGTTCCCCAGGGATCCCTTTCAGGGCCACTACTACTGTTCTTGACACAAATCCGAAAAACACAATTGACAGTTCTAGAATCACTTACTGTATCAGACGTCGACTGAATCGGTCGCTGTTGCTGACCTCGTCCTGCTAAAGTCAAATCATCCAAAAACAAGACACCATCATTAAGACGAGCAAACACAAACCTACACGAGCTGTACATTACCAGGAATACTCACGCTTTTTCCCGTTCCTTCGGATGCATAAACCAATCACAATTGTTGCGACAACTGCACAAACTACGGCGACTACAGCCCAGGCGTAAGATCTCTCTAAAGCAAATGCATTCAAagatttttatttgacaaatacACAAATTCACGACgatgaaaatgtttcaaatgaTACCTTCTAATTTGTCATTGCACACAGTGTCATTGGTGGCCGTGCAGGCTACTTTGACGCCTTCTGTACCGCACCTGTTGGaccaaaagaaacaaataaatattatcCAGGGGATATTACATGTTATCTGATGATCAAACTTACTCTGTACAAGAACTGCACAGTTTACAGTCTTGATCCTTGGCACTAATGCAATAGTGATGCGCATCGCAGCGACACGTGGCGTCGCGGGCTCGGGTACACGCCGTCTCCACCCCCAGATTGGCTACAAAGGAAGTAGGTTGAAAACTTCACATGAactgaataatgtttttttttggggggggggggtaaatcaTAAGGACTAAAATaggaatatataaacaaatatatttttaaaacgtaTACCGTTGCGGTGTGAGCAGGATGTGCAACGTTGGCAGTTCCTGTTTTGGTTTGGGTGGCTGTTGAACGTGCCTGGCTCACACAGCTCACATTGCGTATCTTGCGGATGGGCGGCAGTGCAGTGCTCCTTCAGGCGCTGACCTTCAGGGAGAAACAGTTTGTTGGCCATCAAGTGACATTTTACAATAAGGGGATTCAAGTTGTCAGGACTAACCAGTAATCCCTCACGCCGTACAAAAAAACGTTTATTACTGTGGTGGTGAATTCACAACTTACACTCAAAGTTTTCAAATCTGGGATATTTCCAAAGATTTCAAACCCTTTGCAAAGTAACTTGTTAAGTTTGTAAAGATAGTGTGGTACTAGTTTGCTGACCTATAGCACAGAGGCAACAGATTCTTGTGTCATGTTGGTACATTCCATCAGCACACTGGACTTCTCTCTTCTTTTGCGTCTGCAATGACCCGTCGACccccctgtaaatgtgagaAAAATCAAAAGTGAAAGTAAGCAATGGACGTTTCATTTGCGAAATACAACGTAACACATGAAGGCgtgcttcataaaaaaaaaaaaagttttgccagCGCCTTAACCACTCATATCATCCTGTTAAACCGTAGTTTTAATCATACAAATGTGTTTTAGAGGTTAACTAACATTAGCGACGGTCAAATCCGTGAACGCACCTGGCACTTACAGCACCTAAATTAACGCATTTAAAGCGAATTAAAATCTTTTACTTACAGCGACGAACAGGAACCGAACAAGACAAGGATGAAAAAACAcgtaagaaaagaagaagagaaagaatACGTCGCCTTCATGTTTATGGACTTTAAAGTGAAACTAGTATGACAGCTTagcttctgcgcatgcgcacaaCTCCGACGGCTTGTTTCGTGACTCATCGTCACATTCAATttctggacaaaaataatacaaacaaattatAATTAAGTTCGAGGGAAACCGTTTTGGGTGACAAATACATAATCATGCCATGGAACCAAACCCAATTTCAATGGCACATTaagtaaatcaaattaaattaaaaaaacaacaataagtaTGTTTCTTAAGCGATATGGGattgtattgtttatttttcaatgcCATTCACAGTTTTACAATGTCTGTTTATTCAACTCCGTCCATCCACACGTTTTTGGAAATTCGATGCACATGCTATTCCACGTTCATACACAAGAGGGAGTCATTATACTTGGTACGGAGCGTGAGAAAGAAAGGGAGAATAGAATATACAGCAAGGGCAcaaaaagttattattattattattattattattattttaaaccagTGTATCATTTAAATTTTACAAGACCTGCCTCAAGATGGGGAGGGGACGGGGGTTATTCAcactattttaaaatagaaaataaaaacgttAAAAATTGTCCTTGCATACCTACACTCGGGCAGACACAAAACAAAGGAAAACACTGATTGTTCTTTTACTTACAAAAAGTCTCTTTTCCATaaatacacacttttttttttaaactcacagATAAATCttttattcatctttttttccatGTTAAAAGTTTGCTCACATCATTCaagtgtgattttattttagcatTTGGAGTCGTCCTGAGTGGAATTCAACTGTACTTTCACttacttactaaaaaaaaaaaaaaaaaaaaagcacctgaCCTAAATAAATGCTTAAAAGCTAACAGTTCTAAACTGATATATCCTTAGGCAGTCATTCGCTTTGCCTACCACAAGAGGGAGCAAAAAATCCGCACACGCACTGAGAACGCAAATTCGACACAAAAAGGCCTCAGCCGAGATTCAAACGCAGAGAAGCTCGGCTGCGAGGCAGTTATGCTAACCACTAGGTTCCTATACAACGTTATTATAGTTACTGAAAacaaaactacaactaaaatagaaaaaaaaaacatttaaaaacatagcaAAACGAGAGTCAttaaaaatagctaaataaagtgcagcaaaaaaatttctttatttttgttgcgatCAATTAATTTCAACATGAGCATTgggggttaattttaaatgtactgTATGGCTGAATTGTAGTTTACTTTCTTTTATTACGCAAGACAgactggcatttaaaaaaaaaatcaaaaaaatcctGCGCTCGACAAATACTCCATGTTTTAAAGATTAAAACTCatcctaaaactaatacagcttcactaaaacaaagcattttcaaaCTAACAAGCCTGCTCtataaactaattcaaactaacatttatttattttttgcataccAGCTCTTTTGTTGAGCCGCATTGCCAATGTttgaagctcttttttttttttttttgcagtgctcACCCTGTGAATGCAAAACTGTGACTGAGGCTTGAGCGCACACacagaacaggaagtgaggattCGGGCCGCTCCTGCGCTACAGGAAATAACCTCAGCGCTCATGACACGGGTCTCTGGGGGAAAGCTCAGCAACTTCCACTGCTCCAACGTGGTTTTATGTTCGCTGCTGCGGTCAAAGGCACTCTTAAGTCCGCGCTTGTACACATGCAGTAAATCTGTAAAGCTGCCACTAGGCCATGTGTATGGTAAGCcgtttgagcattttttttccctccttttttttttttttttttgatatccAGCTTAAGGTCCACGTACTAGTTTGCCCTTTGTCCTCACTAGCCACTAGTACGCTGATGTTGTCCTACTAGTGAGAGTGTACTATGAAACTTAAACCGACTATCCAAACAGCTTTCCATAAATGTAACTTAAATGTAACACTCGTAACTTTTTGTCCTACAATATGTCAAAGTAGTTCTACAAATGTGGAAAAATGTCAGTAAGTAGACAGCAGAGgataaaaacatgaataaagACAGTTCTACTAGTGCACCCTTGTGGTTATATTAGTATACATAAGCACGCAGGTAACAAAGATACTAAAATGCTAATCTTGTGACaggaaaaagtttatttttacttgccaCAATACATCCGTGGAACCGAAGAGCAGACTGaaacaaaagtacaaaaaaataacaatttgcATACCACATATTTTGCTCTTCCCGAACCGTTGACAGTTcgttgaaaatgaattaaattgcCCATCCATGGTCGACCACTactgtttatttctttaatgcaatgaagcctgaaccatgaaatatgagagaaaattcagattctttgtaaatagagtatttattggtccttttgaacatattttatttttatttattttttatcaacttccacatataacttttgatttgtgtcttatttgatacatccggtcacaacgCTATGaacttgtacatttataactgatATGTCTgttcattattatatttttgacagattagcattaaaaaaaaaaaaaaagaaaaaaaaaaaaagaagaatatttCCCactattttaattagggatgtaacgataagggtaaTATTGTGATACCGTGATATTAAACCTGCCACAATATCTTCGTcgccatgttcacaatatttaaaaggaacacatctgttaaaaaagttgatttccatttgtgcagctctagcaccctctagtggctagtgtattagtgcaatttaattttcattagggatgttttggccttctacgtttaaaatctAAGAGTTGTATcttggaaaacaaaaatgccttttCTTTCTGACAGCTTAAGCCGGAAATCAAGGCCACGGAATAAACGCTCCAACGGCTTTCCATACATGCGTCTGCGTGGAGAgatcccccacccccccccccccccccttgcagCAACACATCCAGCGGTTTGCTTAATTACAGCTTAGTGTATCGGCGTCCTGTACACGCAAATGGGATTTGAGGATGGCGGCGGGGGCATCCATTGGCGAGACAATGGAGAGGAGCGCCCATTGGCTGGGGGGAAGGCGAGAAGAAGGCCGGCCGGAATATCCCGTCGTGATGGATCTGTCGAGACTATTGATATTGGAGGGGAAAATCCCAAACGGGACTTAAGAGGCTAAGCCGAGCCTGTAGGCTGGGCCACGCTCGCTTAAACCCTGCTTGTCCCGTCCTTTACCTCTCCTCTGAGTGggtcacttcattaggtacacatcGTGTAGGACGACGGCATCATACAGAGTGCATTTCACAACAAAGGAATAAATTGAGTTTACGGAACCTTGTATTGAAACCCAACTTAAAAGTAGAAGTCAAAACAACTCAGCTAATTGATTTGGAGCAAACAATTTGCTAGCTTTGTTATGCTAACTCATAGTATTGCCATATATATCAATAATTTgttcatatttatataaaaaaataaaataaaaaaaacttaaattacATGTACTATTTTAACTATGCTATTAGGCAAAAAATTTTGCTATATTATGTTTATGTGAAGAATaatatgtactgtagcattatcatgttctttttaaaatatttgattaataATAGTTGACATTTTGCAATATATTTTAAGTTAATTATTTTAGTGACAGCATGCTTtattaaaggaaatattttctaatataaatttataacatttttaaaataatgtttgagttttttttaacttttttttttttaacaaagcattttaaatacattcccTGTTGAATGGGAGCcttgctgcctttttttttttttttttaacaagaaaatgcaataactttttatattttatgcatttacaaaatatgagtgattttttttctcaccataatttaataaaatgctaaaaaataaaaaaataaaaaatgaatgggAGTgcggctatatatatatatatatatatatatatatatatattagattaCAATGTTTAATTTACTGAGCAGTATTTAATGTATGAGTGATATATTGACATCCAGTATGAATcataaatctttaaaaataaataattaaaacaattctATCTAATTTTCCtcagtaagcttttttttttaaataaataaatactatgaAATATAATGTACAAATGAATAGATGAATTAACTGGACTGGAGCTTTGCtgccatttcttttcttttttttaacatgcagaaattaaattaaaataagtaaatttacctcattatggaaaaaaatgcgtataaaaagaaaatattcacattttatgGCTTCTTTTCTAAATATTTAATACTGTATGAGCTAAACAAATCAATTAATCCGCCTTTTATTAAGGCAACAGTTTATGTGAAATGCTCTCAATTCGCCCACACATATACTGTTTATCGCccgcccctctctctctctttttttttctttttctgcaattaaaacacacacgcacgcacacaccactcacacgcataaacacacacaccgaGCTATCACCTCCCACCCACCAGCCTGGAAAATATTAACCTCATGTCACCTTTTCATCTAACTTCATGCATCATCATGCTCGCAGGGCTCCGCACGCACGCCAcatgttgcccccccccccttctttttttgGTACTGGTCCTCCtggttcacacacacaaaaaagctcCTCAAGAGAGTCACTCGGGACATCTCGGCCCGAGGAAGGCCAGAGAATTTCGGGGagtggaggagaaggaggagggttTGGTTGGAGGGGACCAAACGGCAGGAAATGAGAACGCTCCCCCGTGACTGGGCTGCATGTGCAATCGGAGGCCCAGATCAGTCGGAGGATTAAAGGAAAAAACAGAGAAAGTTAGCAgttaggaggaggaggaaatgtTTGAGCGGCCTATAAATAGACGACTCATGTCGGCGATGATTGCGAGAGGCATGCGAGCATTCATTATTCAGCCTCGTTTTTGCcgactgcattaaaaaaaaaaaaaaaaaaaaaaaaagaggggtattttgtttgttgtttgtttggtaTGACGCCAACTCTGCACTATATTAAATGTGTAACATTTGGTTGACAGACTAAAACAAGCATTGAGAGTTGCTTGCCTTTGGTGTAATACCACATTGTGCCACAACATGCCAGGCAGCACTGAGGTctactgggggggaaaaaaatgcagcgTAATTAAAAGCAAGAAGAAGCAAATATTAGCTTAAGTAAAGGCCGTTCCCAAAAATGTGTCGTCATTTCTGCttgtatgtgttgctgctcTGTGTGTTATGCTAACTATGTCGTTTTTCACATTATGCTGTATGTTAGCTTAGCTAAGCTAAGTGACCGCCATTAGACGGCTCTACATcgtttggttgaacattttgattttaaatgtacaatttttatgtGTCCTTTGTTTTATGCGTCAAGGTTTGTGGTAAAGTTCAAATGAGGGTGACAAACACTTTGAGTTTCTCAAGCTAGCTGCCATGATTGTAATCAAAATGAACAATGTTTAGCACCGTTCctggttttattttggtagttttctacttcctgtcgTTCCCTGTGAAGAAGAACCATTTAGTGA harbors:
- the fas gene encoding tumor necrosis factor receptor superfamily member 6 isoform X2 gives rise to the protein MKATYSFSSSFLTCFFILVLFGSCSSLGVDGSLQTQKKREVQCADGMYQHDTRICCLCAIGQRLKEHCTAAHPQDTQCELCEPGTFNSHPNQNRNCQRCTSCSHRNANLGVETACTRARDATCRCDAHHYCISAKDQDCKLCSSCTECGTEGVKVACTATNDTVCNDKLEERSYAWAVVAVVCAVVATIVIGLCIRRNGKKRRGQQQRPIQSTSDTMEMQPINIPYTSRHLPAIVEQLGWTTMSKVAIWSGMNPVIVESCQLNHPHDSQEQTLQLLKTFVQEKGKDAMDNLIQILHDIKQKDKAQKSIPVGSSEKR
- the fas gene encoding tumor necrosis factor receptor superfamily member 6 isoform X4, yielding MYQHDTRICCLCAIGQRLKEHCTAAHPQDTQCELCEPGTFNSHPNQNRNCQRCTSCSHRNANLGVETACTRARDATCRCDAHHYCISAKDQDCKLCSSCTECGTEGVKVACTATNDTVCNDKLEERSYAWAVVAVVCAVVATIVIGLCIRRNGKKPGRGQQQRPIQSTSDTMEMQPINIPYTSRHLPAIVEQLGWTTMSKVAIWSGMNPVIVESCQLNHPHDSQEQTLQLLKTFVQEKGKDAMDNLIQILHDIKQKDKAQKSIPVGSSEKR
- the fas gene encoding tumor necrosis factor receptor superfamily member 6 isoform X1, which codes for MKATYSFSSSFLTCFFILVLFGSCSSLGVDGSLQTQKKREVQCADGMYQHDTRICCLCAIGQRLKEHCTAAHPQDTQCELCEPGTFNSHPNQNRNCQRCTSCSHRNANLGVETACTRARDATCRCDAHHYCISAKDQDCKLCSSCTECGTEGVKVACTATNDTVCNDKLEERSYAWAVVAVVCAVVATIVIGLCIRRNGKKPGRGQQQRPIQSTSDTMEMQPINIPYTSRHLPAIVEQLGWTTMSKVAIWSGMNPVIVESCQLNHPHDSQEQTLQLLKTFVQEKGKDAMDNLIQILHDIKQKDKAQKSIPVGSSEKR
- the fas gene encoding tumor necrosis factor receptor superfamily member 6 isoform X3, with the protein product MKATYSFSSSFLTCFFILVLFGSCSSLGVDGSLQTQKKREVQCADGMYQHDTRICCLCAIGQRLKEHCTAAHPQDTQCELCEPGTFNSHPNQNRNCQRCTSCSHRNANLGVETACTRARDATCRCDAHHYCISAKDQDCKLCSSCTECGTEGVKVACTATNDTVCNDKLEERSYAWAVVAVVCAVVATIVIGLCIRRNGKKPGRGQQQRPIQSTSDTMEMQPINIPYTSRHLPAIVEQLGWTTMSKVAIWSGMNPVIVESCQLNHPHDSQEQTLQLLKTFVQEKGKDAMDNLIQILHDIKQKDKAQKAR